One genomic region from Epinephelus fuscoguttatus linkage group LG6, E.fuscoguttatus.final_Chr_v1 encodes:
- the rimbp2b gene encoding RIMS-binding protein 2 isoform X2, with translation MREAAERRQQLELEHEQALAVLNAKQQEIEVLQKAQVEAKKEHEGAVHLLENHLDSMQAKVRELEEKCRSQSEQFNLLSKELEKFRLQAGKFDILSTEPLTLCESPGSPNKSLSQLLNGLAAPIGKGNEAPTSRSLISEFIRPLQISGDKPELLSVKPTFLTRGRVSSPARAFLSEMDKELSSTTRSKPRFTGKVRLCIARYSYNPYDGPNEHPEAELPLVAGKYLYVYGTMDEDGFYEGELLDGQRGLVPSNFVDFVQDEETPSVQHRDTVAKEPGYLNHSSLGPQRLKVGTGTGTGISSLLSDSKLDCLSTSSLGMDLLGSSSNGTGTLDVSIDEVGEDIVPYPRRINLIKQLAKSVIIGWDPPVVPPGWGSISGYNVLVDKELRMSVPYGGRTKSLLEKLNLATNTYRISVQSITDRGPSDELRCTLLVGKDVVVAPYYLRVDSITQVSAELSWMPSNSNYSHTIFLNGAEYDMVKAGGYKYKFFNLKPMTVYKVKVVAQPHQVPWQLPMDQREKREISVEFCTQPAGPPLPPQEVQVQCGQTPGVLQVRWKPPPLSSSGTSNGASVIGYAVCTKGQKIAEVLYPTADYVTVELNRIQCLEAREVIVRTLSTQGESQDSPVAVIPHNLLGSPRLSHRTTAPPHPMSHPQPHPVHSQTHPPYPSTYPPNHPQPQVQPLPRAQPHTLPHAQPHSQPICQPPPHFQRHPMPKSKPLASAREPETKEHEVGLRTAQPWERSPSPLPPMRGPNLEPPHFQPRRSPSPQRILPQPQGVPIPNTIAKAMAREAAQRVFAEGNRVEKRNIFSERGNALHPLNSDEEEDGYDSPHARRRGASVDEFLRGSELGRQHHHHHYSHSEEYHTESSRGSDLSDIMEEDEEDLYSEMQLEEGRRRSINSHNTLKAYYKRQDLAEERDCWDLQREVVKQKSLRSKRLHSIPEVEEESDCVDSMGQRLCFEDGGRPGTPHTQRRAYSQDGHMHNHLTPSKNSRHLQRQRSSPRFTDSRYCYSADDRSLVRPNRQNTKSPDSGLDCGSEEEGSLGRGYRGYYAHGSPMRGPVHIIHCEGPVERRALAMGRKRTLTRQCSVEEEYSDIPVTAAKSVHTGDFRNREHFGPGRDGGPRNYSREGALSEGRLNELDRVYYSPHREARAQSLSRLNRDQPLIIGNSPSHGSADRLDHSGRRPVHIGNPPQQRPIPSIEITMDSNSEGSEGNLSPVKEDVYYGSVARRRIWRSMSSEDQYDGYGGRRHGRGRRSAEYYEESEPEEMTRVFVALFDYDPMSMSPNPDAADEELPFKEGQIIKVFGNKDTDGFYRAEVRDRVGLIPCNMVSEIQTEDDDMMDQLLKQGFLPLNTPVEKLVNCDRFKDGRSINRRSRKSKRERNRRSGRQHPMSTRRMVALYDYDPRESSPNVDVEAELTFCAGDVITVFGEIDEDGFYYGELNGHKGLVPSNFLEEVPDDVEVFLTDSPSRYPQDTPARIKTKRKKSVHFTP, from the exons GCCAAAGTCCGCGAGCTGGAGGAAAAATGCCGGTCTCAGAGTGAGCAGTTCAACCTCCTGTCAAAAGAGCTGGAGAAGTTCCGGCTCCAGGCTGGGAAGTTTGATATCCTCAGCACTGAACCCTTAACTTTATGTGAATCTCCTGGGTCGCCCAACAAATCCCTCTCACAGCTCCTCAATGGACTGGCTGCCCCCATAGGAAAAG GCAATGAGGCTCCAACAAGCAGATCTTTGATATCTGAGTTCATTCGACCCCTCCAGATCAGTGGAGACAAGCCCGAGCTCCTCTCTGTCAAGCCAACATTCCTCACTCGCGGTCGAGTCAGCAGCCCAGCGCGGGCTTTCCTCTCTGAG ATGGACAAAGAGCTCAGCTCAACTACCAGGTCCAAACCAAGGTTCACGGGGAAAGTTCGTCTGTGTATTGCTCGGTACAG TTACAATCCTTATGATGGGCCTAATGAGCATCCTGAGGCAGAGCTCCCCCTGGTGGCAGGGAAGTACCTCTACGTTTACGGGACGATGGATGAGGATGGCTTTTACGAAG GAGAGCTGCTGGATGGACAGCGGGGACTCGTCCCGTCCAATTTTGTGGATTTTGTCCAAGATGAGGAGACACCCTCTGTCCAGCACAGGGACACAGTGGCTAAAGAACCTGGCTACCTCAACCACAGTAGCCTGGGGCCTCAGAGACTGAAAGTGGGCACAGGAACGGGAACGGGCATAAGCAGCCTGCTGTCTGACAGTAAACTAGACTGTCTAAGCACCAGCAGCTTGGGCATGGACCTCCTGGGATCCTCCAGCAACGGGACAGGAACCTTGGATGTCAGCATTGACGAGGTCGGTGAAGACATTGTGCCTTATCCCCGCCGCATCAACCTGATTAAACAACTGGCCAAGAGCGTGATTATTGGCTGGGATCCACCTGTGGTCCCACCAGGCTGGGGCTCCATCAGTGGCTACAATGTCTTGGTGGATAAGGAGTTACGCATGAGTGTCCCCTACGGGGGCAGGACAAAGTCCCTTCTTGAAAAGCTCAATCTGGCCACCAACACCTACCGAATCTCAGTGCAGAGCATCACTGACCGGGGCCCATCGGACGAGCTCCGGTGCACTCTGCTCGTGGGAAAGGATGTGGTGGTGGCACCTTACTACCTGCGGGTGGACAGCATCACGCAGGTCTCTGCTGAGCTCTCTTGGATGCCCAGCAACAGCAACTACAGTCACACCATCTTCCTCAATGGTGCAGAGTACGATATGGTCAAGGCGGGGGGCTACAAGTACAAGTTCTTCAACCTGAAGCCCATGACAGTTTACAAGGTGAAGGTTGTGGCGCAGCCACATCAGGTGCCTTGGCAGCTTCCGATGgatcagagagagaagagggaaatCTCTGTGGAGTTCTGCACTCAGCCTGCAG ggccccctctccctccccagGAGGTGCAGGTCCAGTGTGGTCAGACGCCGGGGGTCCTGCAGGTCAGATGGAAGCCGCCGCCTCTGTCGTCTTCAGGAACCTCCAACGGTGCCAGTGTGATTGGCTACGCCGTGTGCACAAAGGGACAAAAG ATAGCAGAGGTCTTATACCCCACAGCAGACTATGTGACCGTGGAGTTAAACAGGATTCAGTGTCTGGAGGCCAGGGAAGTCATTGTAAGGACGTTATCAACACAAGGAGAGTCCCAGGACTCGCCTGTGGCCGTCATCCCGCACAATCTGTTGGGCTCTCCACGCCTCTCCCACAGAACCACTGCGCCTCCCCACCCTATGTCCCACCCGCAGCCCCACCCGGTACACTCACAAACCCATCCTCCTTACCCGTCGACGTACCCCCCCAATCATCCACAGCCCCAGGTGCAGCCTCTGCCTAGAGCCCAGCCCCACACACTGCCCCACGCACAGCCGCATTCGCAGCCCATCTGCCAACCCCCTCCTCATTTCCAGCGCCACCCCATGCCCAAGTCCAAACCGTTAGCAAGTGCCAGAGAGCCAGAAACCAAAGAGCATGAGGTGGGACTACGGACAGCCCAGCCGTGGGAGCGATCCCCCTCTCCGCTGCCTCCCATGCGTGGACCCAACTTGGAGCCGCCGCACTTTCAGCCACGGCGATCGCCCTCTCCTCAGAGGATCCTGCCACAGCCTCAGGGAGTCCCCATCCCCAACACTATCGCCAAGGCCATGGCCAGGGAAGCTGCCCAGAGAGTGTTTGCCGAGGGCAACCGG GTTGAGAAAAGGAATATCTTTAGTGAGCGAGGCAACGCCTTGCATCCACTCAActctgatgaggaggaggacggCTACGACTCTCCTCATGCGAGGAGAAGAGGAGCCTCGGTGGATGAATTCCTCAGGGGCTCAGAGTTGGGCAGACAG caccatcaccaccactaCAGCCACAGCGAGGAGTACCACACAGAGAGTAGCCGGGGCTCTGACCTGTCCGACATAatggaggaggacgaggaagaTCTTTACTCTGAGATGCAACTGGAGGAGGGCCGCAGACGCAGCATCAACTCTCACAACACTCTTAAG GCATATTACAAGCGTCAGGACTTAGCCGAGGAAAGAGACTGCTGGGACCTCCAGAGGGAGGTGGTGAAGCAGAAGTCGCTCCGCAGCAAGCGTCTCCACAGCATCCCCGAGGTGGAGGAAGAGTCGGACTGTGTGGACAGCATGGGCCAGCGCCTGTGCTTTGAAGACGGCGGGCGGCCGGGGACGCCACACACTCAGCGACGGGCGTACTCCCAGGACGGCCACATGCACAACCATCTCACCCCCAGCAAGAACTCACGCCACCTGCAGCGCCAGCGCTCCTCCCCTCGCTTCACCGACAGCCGCTACTGCTACAGCGCAGACGACCGCAGCTTGGTACGACCCAACCGCCAGAACACCAAGAGTCCTGACAGTGGGTTAGACTGCGGCAGTGAGGAAGAAGGCTCTCTAGGCCGGGGTTATCGAGGGTACTATGCTCACGGGAGCCCCATGCGGGGACCCGTTCACATCATTCACTGTGAAGGCCCGGTAGAAAGGCGTGCACTGGCCATGGGCCGTAAAAGAACTCTGACCCGGCAGTGCAGCGTAGAGGAGGAGTACTCTGACATCCCAGTGACTGCAGCCAAGTCAGTACACACAGGTGACTTTAGGAACAGGGAGCACTTTGGGCCTGGTCGGGATGGTGGGCCGCGAAACTACTCCAGGGAAGGGGCCCTGAGCGAGGGCAGGCTGAACGAGCTGGACAGGGTCTATTACAGCCCCCACAGGGAGGCTAGGGCCCAGTCTTTGTCCAGGCTCAACCGGGACCAGCCGCTG ATCATTGGGAACTCACCATCACACGGAAGTGCTGATCGTCTGGACCACTCAGGGAGGAGGCCGGTTCACATCGGCAACCCCCCTCAGCAACGGCCCATCCCATCCATTG AGATCACCATGGACAGTAACAGTGAGGGGAGTGAGGGGAACCTCTCACCCGTCAAGGAGGATGTTTACTATGGCAGTGTAGCTCGGCGCAGGATATGGCGATCTATGTCCTCAGAGGATCAATATG ACGGCTATGGCGGGCGAAGGCACGGGCGGGGACGGCGCTCCGCGGAATACTATGAGGAGTCAGAGCCGGAGGAGATGACCCGTGTGTTTGTGGCTCTGTTTGACTATGACCCCATGTCCATGTCTCCCAACCCCGATGCTGCTGATGAGGAGCTGCCATTCAAGGAGGGCCAGATCATCAAG GTCTTTGGGAACAAAGACACAGATGGCTTCTACAGGGCGGAGGTCCGAGACCGAGTGGGTCTGATCCCCTGCAACATGGTCTCCGAGATCCAAACAGAGGATGACGACATGATGGATCAGCTCCTAAAACAGGGCTTCCTGCCACTCAACACTCCTGTGGAGAAGTTAG TGAACTGTGACCGTTTCAAAGATGGCCGCTCAATAAATCGCAGGTCCAGAAAGTCCAAGAGAG AGAGGAACAGACGGAGTGGCCGTCAACATCCAATGTCGACACGGAGAATGGTGGCTCTGTACGACTACGACCCCCGAGAAAGCTCTCCAAACGTTGATGTAGAG
- the rimbp2b gene encoding RIMS-binding protein 2 isoform X3, giving the protein MERLQLKRNAWGRSDRPQSHIIKAQQHIEAKVRELEEKCRSQSEQFNLLSKELEKFRLQAGKFDILSTEPLTLCESPGSPNKSLSQLLNGLAAPIGKGNEAPTSRSLISEFIRPLQISGDKPELLSVKPTFLTRGRVSSPARAFLSEMDKELSSTTRSKPRFTGKVRLCIARYSYNPYDGPNEHPEAELPLVAGKYLYVYGTMDEDGFYEGELLDGQRGLVPSNFVDFVQDEETPSVQHRDTVAKEPGYLNHSSLGPQRLKVGTGTGTGISSLLSDSKLDCLSTSSLGMDLLGSSSNGTGTLDVSIDEVGEDIVPYPRRINLIKQLAKSVIIGWDPPVVPPGWGSISGYNVLVDKELRMSVPYGGRTKSLLEKLNLATNTYRISVQSITDRGPSDELRCTLLVGKDVVVAPYYLRVDSITQVSAELSWMPSNSNYSHTIFLNGAEYDMVKAGGYKYKFFNLKPMTVYKVKVVAQPHQVPWQLPMDQREKREISVEFCTQPAGPPLPPQEVQVQCGQTPGVLQVRWKPPPLSSSGTSNGASVIGYAVCTKGQKIAEVLYPTADYVTVELNRIQCLEAREVIVRTLSTQGESQDSPVAVIPHNLLGSPRLSHRTTAPPHPMSHPQPHPVHSQTHPPYPSTYPPNHPQPQVQPLPRAQPHTLPHAQPHSQPICQPPPHFQRHPMPKSKPLASAREPETKEHEVGLRTAQPWERSPSPLPPMRGPNLEPPHFQPRRSPSPQRILPQPQGVPIPNTIAKAMAREAAQRVFAEGNRVEKRNIFSERGNALHPLNSDEEEDGYDSPHARRRGASVDEFLRGSELGRQHHHHHYSHSEEYHTESSRGSDLSDIMEEDEEDLYSEMQLEEGRRRSINSHNTLKAYYKRQDLAEERDCWDLQREVVKQKSLRSKRLHSIPEVEEESDCVDSMGQRLCFEDGGRPGTPHTQRRAYSQDGHMHNHLTPSKNSRHLQRQRSSPRFTDSRYCYSADDRSLVRPNRQNTKSPDSGLDCGSEEEGSLGRGYRGYYAHGSPMRGPVHIIHCEGPVERRALAMGRKRTLTRQCSVEEEYSDIPVTAAKSVHTGDFRNREHFGPGRDGGPRNYSREGALSEGRLNELDRVYYSPHREARAQSLSRLNRDQPLIIGNSPSHGSADRLDHSGRRPVHIGNPPQQRPIPSIEITMDSNSEGSEGNLSPVKEDVYYGSVARRRIWRSMSSEDQYDGYGGRRHGRGRRSAEYYEESEPEEMTRVFVALFDYDPMSMSPNPDAADEELPFKEGQIIKVFGNKDTDGFYRAEVRDRVGLIPCNMVSEIQTEDDDMMDQLLKQGFLPLNTPVEKLVNCDRFKDGRSINRRSRKSKRERNRRSGRQHPMSTRRMVALYDYDPRESSPNVDVEAELTFCAGDVITVFGEIDEDGFYYGELNGHKGLVPSNFLEEVPDDVEVFLTDSPSRYPQDTPARIKTKRKKSVHFTP; this is encoded by the exons ATGGAGCGACTTCAATTAAAGAGGAATGCCTGGGGCCGCAGTGACCGACCTCAATCCCACATAATCAAAGCCCAGCAACACATTGAG GCCAAAGTCCGCGAGCTGGAGGAAAAATGCCGGTCTCAGAGTGAGCAGTTCAACCTCCTGTCAAAAGAGCTGGAGAAGTTCCGGCTCCAGGCTGGGAAGTTTGATATCCTCAGCACTGAACCCTTAACTTTATGTGAATCTCCTGGGTCGCCCAACAAATCCCTCTCACAGCTCCTCAATGGACTGGCTGCCCCCATAGGAAAAG GCAATGAGGCTCCAACAAGCAGATCTTTGATATCTGAGTTCATTCGACCCCTCCAGATCAGTGGAGACAAGCCCGAGCTCCTCTCTGTCAAGCCAACATTCCTCACTCGCGGTCGAGTCAGCAGCCCAGCGCGGGCTTTCCTCTCTGAG ATGGACAAAGAGCTCAGCTCAACTACCAGGTCCAAACCAAGGTTCACGGGGAAAGTTCGTCTGTGTATTGCTCGGTACAG TTACAATCCTTATGATGGGCCTAATGAGCATCCTGAGGCAGAGCTCCCCCTGGTGGCAGGGAAGTACCTCTACGTTTACGGGACGATGGATGAGGATGGCTTTTACGAAG GAGAGCTGCTGGATGGACAGCGGGGACTCGTCCCGTCCAATTTTGTGGATTTTGTCCAAGATGAGGAGACACCCTCTGTCCAGCACAGGGACACAGTGGCTAAAGAACCTGGCTACCTCAACCACAGTAGCCTGGGGCCTCAGAGACTGAAAGTGGGCACAGGAACGGGAACGGGCATAAGCAGCCTGCTGTCTGACAGTAAACTAGACTGTCTAAGCACCAGCAGCTTGGGCATGGACCTCCTGGGATCCTCCAGCAACGGGACAGGAACCTTGGATGTCAGCATTGACGAGGTCGGTGAAGACATTGTGCCTTATCCCCGCCGCATCAACCTGATTAAACAACTGGCCAAGAGCGTGATTATTGGCTGGGATCCACCTGTGGTCCCACCAGGCTGGGGCTCCATCAGTGGCTACAATGTCTTGGTGGATAAGGAGTTACGCATGAGTGTCCCCTACGGGGGCAGGACAAAGTCCCTTCTTGAAAAGCTCAATCTGGCCACCAACACCTACCGAATCTCAGTGCAGAGCATCACTGACCGGGGCCCATCGGACGAGCTCCGGTGCACTCTGCTCGTGGGAAAGGATGTGGTGGTGGCACCTTACTACCTGCGGGTGGACAGCATCACGCAGGTCTCTGCTGAGCTCTCTTGGATGCCCAGCAACAGCAACTACAGTCACACCATCTTCCTCAATGGTGCAGAGTACGATATGGTCAAGGCGGGGGGCTACAAGTACAAGTTCTTCAACCTGAAGCCCATGACAGTTTACAAGGTGAAGGTTGTGGCGCAGCCACATCAGGTGCCTTGGCAGCTTCCGATGgatcagagagagaagagggaaatCTCTGTGGAGTTCTGCACTCAGCCTGCAG ggccccctctccctccccagGAGGTGCAGGTCCAGTGTGGTCAGACGCCGGGGGTCCTGCAGGTCAGATGGAAGCCGCCGCCTCTGTCGTCTTCAGGAACCTCCAACGGTGCCAGTGTGATTGGCTACGCCGTGTGCACAAAGGGACAAAAG ATAGCAGAGGTCTTATACCCCACAGCAGACTATGTGACCGTGGAGTTAAACAGGATTCAGTGTCTGGAGGCCAGGGAAGTCATTGTAAGGACGTTATCAACACAAGGAGAGTCCCAGGACTCGCCTGTGGCCGTCATCCCGCACAATCTGTTGGGCTCTCCACGCCTCTCCCACAGAACCACTGCGCCTCCCCACCCTATGTCCCACCCGCAGCCCCACCCGGTACACTCACAAACCCATCCTCCTTACCCGTCGACGTACCCCCCCAATCATCCACAGCCCCAGGTGCAGCCTCTGCCTAGAGCCCAGCCCCACACACTGCCCCACGCACAGCCGCATTCGCAGCCCATCTGCCAACCCCCTCCTCATTTCCAGCGCCACCCCATGCCCAAGTCCAAACCGTTAGCAAGTGCCAGAGAGCCAGAAACCAAAGAGCATGAGGTGGGACTACGGACAGCCCAGCCGTGGGAGCGATCCCCCTCTCCGCTGCCTCCCATGCGTGGACCCAACTTGGAGCCGCCGCACTTTCAGCCACGGCGATCGCCCTCTCCTCAGAGGATCCTGCCACAGCCTCAGGGAGTCCCCATCCCCAACACTATCGCCAAGGCCATGGCCAGGGAAGCTGCCCAGAGAGTGTTTGCCGAGGGCAACCGG GTTGAGAAAAGGAATATCTTTAGTGAGCGAGGCAACGCCTTGCATCCACTCAActctgatgaggaggaggacggCTACGACTCTCCTCATGCGAGGAGAAGAGGAGCCTCGGTGGATGAATTCCTCAGGGGCTCAGAGTTGGGCAGACAG caccatcaccaccactaCAGCCACAGCGAGGAGTACCACACAGAGAGTAGCCGGGGCTCTGACCTGTCCGACATAatggaggaggacgaggaagaTCTTTACTCTGAGATGCAACTGGAGGAGGGCCGCAGACGCAGCATCAACTCTCACAACACTCTTAAG GCATATTACAAGCGTCAGGACTTAGCCGAGGAAAGAGACTGCTGGGACCTCCAGAGGGAGGTGGTGAAGCAGAAGTCGCTCCGCAGCAAGCGTCTCCACAGCATCCCCGAGGTGGAGGAAGAGTCGGACTGTGTGGACAGCATGGGCCAGCGCCTGTGCTTTGAAGACGGCGGGCGGCCGGGGACGCCACACACTCAGCGACGGGCGTACTCCCAGGACGGCCACATGCACAACCATCTCACCCCCAGCAAGAACTCACGCCACCTGCAGCGCCAGCGCTCCTCCCCTCGCTTCACCGACAGCCGCTACTGCTACAGCGCAGACGACCGCAGCTTGGTACGACCCAACCGCCAGAACACCAAGAGTCCTGACAGTGGGTTAGACTGCGGCAGTGAGGAAGAAGGCTCTCTAGGCCGGGGTTATCGAGGGTACTATGCTCACGGGAGCCCCATGCGGGGACCCGTTCACATCATTCACTGTGAAGGCCCGGTAGAAAGGCGTGCACTGGCCATGGGCCGTAAAAGAACTCTGACCCGGCAGTGCAGCGTAGAGGAGGAGTACTCTGACATCCCAGTGACTGCAGCCAAGTCAGTACACACAGGTGACTTTAGGAACAGGGAGCACTTTGGGCCTGGTCGGGATGGTGGGCCGCGAAACTACTCCAGGGAAGGGGCCCTGAGCGAGGGCAGGCTGAACGAGCTGGACAGGGTCTATTACAGCCCCCACAGGGAGGCTAGGGCCCAGTCTTTGTCCAGGCTCAACCGGGACCAGCCGCTG ATCATTGGGAACTCACCATCACACGGAAGTGCTGATCGTCTGGACCACTCAGGGAGGAGGCCGGTTCACATCGGCAACCCCCCTCAGCAACGGCCCATCCCATCCATTG AGATCACCATGGACAGTAACAGTGAGGGGAGTGAGGGGAACCTCTCACCCGTCAAGGAGGATGTTTACTATGGCAGTGTAGCTCGGCGCAGGATATGGCGATCTATGTCCTCAGAGGATCAATATG ACGGCTATGGCGGGCGAAGGCACGGGCGGGGACGGCGCTCCGCGGAATACTATGAGGAGTCAGAGCCGGAGGAGATGACCCGTGTGTTTGTGGCTCTGTTTGACTATGACCCCATGTCCATGTCTCCCAACCCCGATGCTGCTGATGAGGAGCTGCCATTCAAGGAGGGCCAGATCATCAAG GTCTTTGGGAACAAAGACACAGATGGCTTCTACAGGGCGGAGGTCCGAGACCGAGTGGGTCTGATCCCCTGCAACATGGTCTCCGAGATCCAAACAGAGGATGACGACATGATGGATCAGCTCCTAAAACAGGGCTTCCTGCCACTCAACACTCCTGTGGAGAAGTTAG TGAACTGTGACCGTTTCAAAGATGGCCGCTCAATAAATCGCAGGTCCAGAAAGTCCAAGAGAG AGAGGAACAGACGGAGTGGCCGTCAACATCCAATGTCGACACGGAGAATGGTGGCTCTGTACGACTACGACCCCCGAGAAAGCTCTCCAAACGTTGATGTAGAG